The following nucleotide sequence is from Arvicola amphibius chromosome 1, mArvAmp1.2, whole genome shotgun sequence.
CTTCCATAAGAAGATCAATTTTAAACCTTTCTGGGTAGATAAGATTTTATGTTCCCAAAATATGTCAGAAGAACAAATTATGACACTATGATCCAGGCCAGTTTTGAGATACTTTGTTAAACAAATTTGTAGAAATTATTATGAATATGATAAGTAATTTTTAACAGTAATAGAACTCTCAACCAATGTCAGGAAATgatatcttaaaatttatttgggAAATCTTCATGTGACAGTTTTCTAGGAATACGGATTTCATAATGTCACATAAACATATGTTATTTATGTGCCAGAATTACAAATCATGACAGTATGATCCTCGTCGCTGTGTGCCTACTCGCAGGTTTGTGTATAtacttatttgtatatgtgtattcatgtttatgtgtgtgaggatCACATCATTCCTTAGGCATTGTTTTACAAAGTTGCTCTTTGTTTAAAATGTCTCTCattaaaataatgttataaaTTCACTTGAGTCATCAAcgcatatttctattttctttcttattttgggaACAGGAGATCTGAGGTATTGACGGGGGGAAGAAATATTATTGAGATCACTCAGTTCATCCTCTTAGGATTCTCAGATTTCGCTCAAATCACAGCACTTCTCTTTATTATATTCCTCACACTTTACATTACAGCGCTGACCGGGAACTTGTCTTTTCTTGCTTTAATAAGGATGGATGCCcacctccacacacccatgtatttcttcctcaGTAATCTGTCCTTTATAGACCTCTGCTACATCACTTCTACAGTCCCCAAGATGCTTTCCAACTTCttccagaaaaaccaaacaatcaGTTTTGTGGGCTGTGTAGTTCAATACTTCATCTTTTCCACTATGGCACTGTGTGAGTGTTGCCTCATGACAGCCATGGCCTATGACAGGTATGCTGCCATTTGTAACCCGCTGCTCTATTCATCAATCATGTCACCCACCCTGTGTGCTCGCATGGTGATGGGAAGCTACACAGCAGGGctcataaggttttttttttttttaatctcagaatGTGTTTTGCTGCAGGTCCACTTCTGTAGATTTAAAGTCATTAGACATTTCTTCTGTGACATGCCCCAGCTGTTAAATCTATCCTGCACAGACACTTTCTTTGCAGAGGCTTTGCTTTCTATATTAACAACGTTGTTTGGGCTTACAAATGCCTTAGCTAGCATGATACCCTACAGCTATATGGTCTGTCCATTATGAAGACAACTTCAGCTAAAGTCAGGTCTAAGGCATTTAAAACCCGTGTGTCTCACCTGACAGCTGTTTCCCTATTCTATAGTTCTGGTATCTTTGTCTACTTGAGTTCAAGTTCTGGTGGCTGCTCCAGTTTCGACAGATTTGCATCTGTCTTCTACACTGTGGTGATTCCCATGTTCAATCCTTTGATATATAGTCTGAGGAACCAGGAAATCAAAGATGCTATGAAGAGGTTGCAGAAAAAGACAATCCTTAGTCAAGGTCAAAGATAAGAAGATTTCAACACAATACCACATCAGAGTTACTGTTATCTGCAATCATGCACATTACTGGAACACTCCAAAGTCTATGGAATTTTAGATAAGACATCTTTGAAGCagacaaataataatataaaccaACAATTGATCTGATTCACTGAAACCACATCATATTTAGGACCAGTTTGGTCATAATGTTCTTGTTACAAAAGGCTATCATCTCATCTTTAATTATTCTATCTATAGGCTTTTGAATAGTATCAAGTTGAGAACTTGTGTAAGGCTAAAAATTGTTAGATTACAAGGCTATTACTCTAGAGAAGATTCCTGATGGAGTTCTATACCCCAGGATCTACCAACCTTGTCTCATAAATATCTTGATGTAGTGTAATAAGGATCAGACCACTATCATTGTATTTGCTGTTATAATTATCAGGTGAGGGTGATCATACTATAATTCCTATTTGAATGAGATAAAGCCACATTTTGTCTTTAATGAATGTTTTATGAAGATTGATCAGAAATTCTTGTTTTTTGTCAAAGAAATCACTACTAGCTGTTTATTAAACTTTAGGTCAAGCACAAATTTGGGAGATtgaaacattaagaaaaatggTAAATGCCCTTTACCATTATGATGCCTTACACAGTACCTTGGTTCACAGTCATgggaaataaatatttgcaaaagtACAGTGATAAACATGtccatggaaagaaaaacaatagaatgTTAATATTCTTCCAGAGCCAAGATGAGTGCTTTAAACCTATAACCCCAACGTTAATAAGGTAGGGAGAAAAGAACACTGCCCACAGAATCAGCTAGGTGAGTTCATTGGGGCTCTCAGAAACTAAAGCAGCAATCAGGAATCCTGTATGTGTCTGAtataggtcctctgcatatatgttataatcCTATAGGTTGTTGTTCTTGGCGATTCTTAACCGCAGTATGGTGCCTGTCTCTCACTCTTTTACTTGATTTTTGGACCCTTAACTATAATAGGTAGCCTGTGTAGCCTTATTGTGAGGCTATTTGTGGTCAGAAGGcgtttttctgtcctgccccatccTGCTTGTCTGGTTTCTTCTCCTGCCCACTGATCTCCATATCTGCTTACAAAATACTTATTTTGAGCCTTAATATTCTTAGTGAGGTAAGAAATTTGAAGGACAGTTCCAcctattttggcaaacttcttcATTTgcaaagcaagatgtgaggtaacaaattttgaaccttgtggtaaaatgtagactaatagaaatgggttagtttaaatgtcaagagctagccaataataaGTTAGTACCACTgaccaaacaattataattgatATTAAGGCTCTGAaggattattttaaatgtgactGCAGGACTGTTCAGGACCCTGAAAAACTTCTGGCTCTAGGAATGTGCCCAGTCTTACAGTAACTTATGCCATGTTTGATTGAATTCCCTGGgctgccttctcttttctgaagagaaatggaagagggttgaatctgggggagaagggagtttGTGGGGGTGATTGGGAAAAAATGGATGTAATAAATGAGAGaacaataattagaaaaaataaggcaggaggatttccacaGGCTTTAGGCCTACCTGGGTACATCCATCCTAGCCTGAACTACAGTATAAGACTATGCCACAATCAAGttaacaaattaacaaacaacCAAAGCTTTGCAAGCAAACTTCCATCTTAAAACAGCATCACAAGACCTTTATGTGAGATTATAATCACTAGTCTCTTTTctcttaatttcatttaaaattacatGAGGTCATTATATTTCTATGTTATCTTCAGAGATTCaccagatatttttattttgagggtataattatattattatataatttctccctttcatttcctccttccagagTTTCCTATATGTCCTTCTTTACTCATTATTTGAGAGTTTCACAATGTTTAAGATAAAATTTGATCATATCAGCCACTAACTAGCTTCACCTCCAATTTCTTTCAGACATTCCACATAGAATCTGCCTCCCTCCATTCTCTTTTGTATTCTCCCCTGAGTCCATTCAGTGATGATTATGTGAGAAGTGTTGTAGAGCCAAGTGTGGGCAACCTCTCAGGCACACTTCCTCGAAGGAAATTGAGTTTTGCTATTTTAGCAGCTTTTCCAAACCAAAGTTTTTCCGAACCAAAGCCTCTTTGAGGCTCCCAATGTTGGCTGTAATTTGTGTAGTTTGATCTGGGCAGGTAACCATAGCTGCTATGAGTTCAAAAGTGCAATGAACCTGTCGTGTCTGAAAACACTGCTTTAAAGTATCCTTTCCATCCTATGGAGTTTTAGTTTTTCTGTCCCTATTTTCTCaatgatgttgtgtgtgtgtgtgtgtgtgtgtgtgtgtgtgtgtgtggtgtatttatgtgtgtgctggacaGACGCCTAATTTTGAGAAAGAGTTCTTCCTTCCTACCATGTGTTCCCAGAAGCTCAAGTCATAAGCTTGACACAAGCACTCTCACTGAATGAGAATCTTGCCAGTTCTCAACACAAATTTCTCTTACTTTATGATACCAACACCCTAGGTTGTGATCAAAATAGGACATTTTCTGTCCTAAATTTCAGTTTCTTGTCATGAGTTGGAAGATAACTTACTGCCTTGACTTCTTCAATATGTGCTGGCTGCATGTCTATTAGAGCTGCTGTATTGTCACAACAGATATCTGAAAAAAACATGTGTGCATACCTATATAAAATAAAGTGCTTTctatattgtatgcatatatttatcaATATCAAACTATGTTATTAGCTAATTGTGCTGTCTTGGGAGACGCCTTTATCATCTCtgaacttaactttgtcctctagAAATTAAGATCTTGGGACTGGAAGATCCCTGTGTCCTTTAGAGATCAAATGCCTCCAAGGTCAGTAAAGTTACAATCTGATGTCATAATAGATCACAAGGGAAGATAAGAAGTGATGCAAATGGCAAACTGGGCCTGGTAATTAGTAGAAAAATCTCCATGACAACCATGATGCTGGAGAGCAAGTGTCTGTAGCATGTTTTATAATTGGCTTTTCCCTTCCACTTTGGCTTTGAACAGCACATTTAAGAGGACTCCCCAGTGTTGATCTCTCACTATCTCGCCACTAGACAGCCAGGTCAATGgctaaaaatatttgttaggAATATACTAGTGCCCCTTCTGGAAAATTATTGGAATATTGGTAGTTTCGCTATTTGGCAAGATTCTGTCTTGCTCTAGTCTGGATGAAGGTCAGAGGGTATGACTTGCAGTTAGAATCAGCTATCTTGAGAGTCCATCATTTTTGCGGGAGGACTCACTATCTAATAAGATTTATAGTGATTTTCTTACTCTTCTTCTAGCCGTCTCCTAACTTAAACATCCTGTATATTTtccctcagttttcctttttacttacCCAAATTATATGCTGTTCAGGGAAAAGAATATATGCTATGTTAAAAATATCAGGCATGGGTCTGGGGTGAAAGGTAGTTGTGGACTTAAGTATGTACCTTCAATTCTGTTACTTTCCCTTTTCCACTTATAATATTGGACATAATGAAGCTAGGGCTTCATGAGATTATCTATAAGGTCTAACTGATTTTAAAAGCCAGATATTGAGAtctgaataaaaacaaaggaattgACTGAGTTTCAGATTTCCTAAGAGCAAAGCTTGCTTGTTCATGTACGCAACTTTATGTCTTCTCTGGAACTCTTTTCGCTGCCGCTGCATTTTTGATTACCAGGTTATATATTTGAAGTGATTTGAAGTGATTGAGATTATATTCTATACAGATTCACAGCTTTGGTTCATGACTTATAGTGGTAAGAAACAAACCAAGTCTTGTGATATGACCGATTACTCATGCCCAATTCCCCAGACAGTTAAAATCTTCAAATGGTTCTCCAGTGTCATCTCTGGTGGTCCCAGAGACACTAGATTTAGCAATGCAGTTATCAGAGACACTTGCTCCAGACACTGCTAGTGCTGGCCTAACTGTCGATTTAAGTTTCTTTTATGCACATTTTTCCTTACTCAGCAACATGTATTTAACTTATTGTTCCCaacacattttattaaactgGCCGGTTCTTATTAGATCAGAATTGATAAGCTGTGTTTATCCAGTTAAATCTttaacatatttttctattttaaactgtCTTGGGAGATGCTGAACACATacagaacaataataaaaagagtgagtacatttgatttttctctgttaCAACATTAAATAATTTAGTCTAGAAAAGATAGTAAGGGAAAGAATATTGGTCTATAATTTTTCAGGCTTTGCTGGGAATAGTGGGTTACATAGAATATACCTAAGTGTGCCTGCCAAATCACCAAAATGCACTGAGACAATGaaacatttaaatcatttttattgaattgacCAATTAAATTGATATTTAAGAATGTTACCCATGGGAGTtcataatttcaaaatgttttcattaagcTTAACTCCACTTGGATGAACTGAGAAACAACATTGTTCATTctaagaataaacagaaagatgGCTAAGCTTTTAAGCCATAATGAAAATAAGCAAAAGTAAGATTTTGAGTTTTAAATGCAAAGTTAAGTAGGACCACTTGATAATACATTCACTTGTACTTGTGGGCAGATGCAAATGTGAGTGAATGCAACACTTAACACTATGGAGAAAGTCTCCTCCAGTCCTTCATCAACAGCACTATCATCTAGATAGCTCTTGGTGGaggaaaacaaatgcagcaaTGAGAATCTGCAATATGAGCGAGTGGGCATTTGAAAATATTAGGCAGAAGTAGATATTCTAATAACTGTTTCTCAGCACCATTATTGAAACCTGGCTCAGACCTTTTTTTTTAGGAACTAACTTTGTCAAAAAGACCTTGATGTATCATCTTTGTTCTATCATTGCCTGCATTTtagagggaggagaaggcaggaagaataaTTGCTAACATTAACGGAGCTCTGCATGTAAGCCCGTTATGTCATTCAGTCTCTTGAGCAGTGCCAGAGGATGGTCAGTTTCATCATCTCCATTTATACATGAGACTACTGAAGCAGCACAGTGTTAGCATGATGAAGGGATATGCTGCCAGTAAGTAAAtatcatgacctctttttctctcccttttccctgtgttattaaaatagaaatctttaatttttatgaaaatatagcAGACATAAAAATTGGGGAAATAAGataagtatgaaaaataaaataaaattaaattcagagcacacttatttttatgtttatgttttaattttttagatgtgtttctttggaaatTATTCATAATGTATATGTTTGCATGTTTACTTTAGTGTCTGTGTtgtttgcacatatgtgtgcttaCGTATTTATCTATGAATGTGGATGTGCAATAGAacgagagatagagatagagagatccATAAGTCAAATTCATAAGAGTAACCATACAAGGCAAATGTATACAAGATAGAAGAGCATTCCTGGCTCTCATCAGTATTGTGGTGTCCATTTCTTGGTTTAGAAGATATCTTTCACACAAAAGGTGTTGCCTactgtttttgtatattttgtgagtattaacctatatttctattgaatttttattctttttctcataaCTAGGGTTTTcacttgttttcatgtttttactTTATACTTGAAGTTTCAAGGTTATACTCCATCCCAAGAATGTATCAATGTATCAATCCTCTAACAAATTCCCTGTATTGAATAAGATCTCAGAGACCATGAAAGCATGCTCATTCCAcagtaattaaaattataaacttcGCCATTAGAAACCCCTTATGAACCCATTTCTGTCTGAAATGCCTATTTGTTCTTGGCTCATGTCTGTAGCTGTGAGGATAATGAGCCATGGATGTTAACAGTACAGTTGTGTTTCTCTAAGTGCCAACTTTTTCTAATGCTCATCTCACCAAATTCTTTCATATGTGATGTCActgacttcctctctcttctcaagGACAAAAAACAGGTTTTTTCATGGagtatttatgaaaatatctctAAGATAATGTTGTAATATCATCTGAGATCTCAACACATtgtcttatttcctttcttcttttaggaaCAGGAGCATAGAAGTAATGATTGGGGGAGAAAATATTACCGAGATCACTCAGTTCATCCTCCTGGGATTCTCAGATTTCCCGAAAATCACAGCCCTGCTCTTTATTATATTCCTCACACTTTACATTACAGCGCTGACCTGGAACCTGTCCCTTGTTGTTTTAATAAGGATGGATTCCcacctccacacacccatgtatttTTTCCTCAGTAATCTGTCCTTTATAGACCTCTGCTATATCACCTCAACAGTCCCTAAATTGCTTTCCAACTTCTTCCAGAAGAAGCAAACGATCAGTTTTGTGGGTTGCGTAGTTCAATACTTTGTCTTCTCCACTATGGGGTTAACTGAATCTTGCCTCATGACAGCCATGGCCTATGACAGGTATGTTGCCATTTGTAACCCACTGCTCTATTCATCAATCATGTCACCATCTCTGTGTGCTTTCATGGTAATGGGAAGCTACACAGCAGGGCTCATAAGCTCTTTATCTCAGATATGGGTCTTACTGCAGCTCCACTTCTGTGGACCTAATGTCATCAGACATTTCTTCTGTGACATGCCCCAGCTGTTAAATCTCTCCTGTACTGACACTTTCTTTGCACAGGTTCTGCTTGTAATATTGACAATGTTTTTTGGGCTAACAAATGCCTCAGCCATCATGATATCCTATGGCTATATCGTCTCATCCATACTGAAGATCACTTCCGCTAAGGGCAGGTCCAAGGCATTCAACACCTGTGTTTCCCACCTGACAGCAGTTTCCCTATTCTATAGTTCTGGTATCTTTGTCTACTTGAGTTCAAGTTCTGGTGGCTCCTCCAGTTTCGACAGATTTGCATCTGTCTTCTACACTGTGGTGATTCCCATGTTGA
It contains:
- the LOC119804823 gene encoding olfactory receptor 5AN1-like, producing MIGGENITEITQFILLGFSDFPKITALLFIIFLTLYITALTWNLSLVVLIRMDSHLHTPMYFFLSNLSFIDLCYITSTVPKLLSNFFQKKQTISFVGCVVQYFVFSTMGLTESCLMTAMAYDRYVAICNPLLYSSIMSPSLCAFMVMGSYTAGLISSLSQIWVLLQLHFCGPNVIRHFFCDMPQLLNLSCTDTFFAQVLLVILTMFFGLTNASAIMISYGYIVSSILKITSAKGRSKAFNTCVSHLTAVSLFYSSGIFVYLSSSSGGSSSFDRFASVFYTVVIPMLNPLIYSLRNQEIKDAMKRLQKKTIFTQG